One stretch of Bacillus marinisedimentorum DNA includes these proteins:
- a CDS encoding tetratricopeptide repeat protein: MKFVLKSLTVIVISFLAAGVITVSVFSQDGELGLLAGLGFMVILLLLLLVSLAGLIRGRVKFLRIKGRWGAVGLGAASILFMVYVTGVVVINISLVEEVIGRGASVKEKADFVFSQLSPDAYAETLITTEYKEISIHYPAGDEKTVEDIKNLYPTARKKADIVFGSETADAFKIIIYNSKEAMDASSNNPDFGGFYEPHDKSLHILSTTVKNGWGFEKTLIHEYAHYRMFEYMEKHDVKTSTIPQWFIEGVAEVVAMWDISGEDPADKEVDLSRLESNLDFHRVRKEGIDTYLQSYFAVQELVYSHDETVITDMLKTAGEQEFEEAFQMIHGEPLKDFQSNYLDRRRRISDLMNQYYGERGQKKFKQAEEVLREMIELAPQHPFAARELPYTYIKQKKFKQAIEQMEENIQSADGPYSHEFEMLAELYLLFDPAKSLEYAQRAKDLSGNKGRKDSPHEQLVDALQQISSGNAISGYDLLFNEGLISYKEIEQEVYIRLQQGSE; this comes from the coding sequence ATGAAGTTCGTTTTAAAATCGCTTACCGTCATTGTTATTTCGTTTTTGGCAGCAGGTGTCATTACCGTTTCGGTTTTTTCACAAGACGGGGAATTGGGCTTGTTAGCGGGTCTTGGTTTCATGGTCATTTTGCTGCTGTTGCTTCTTGTCAGCTTAGCCGGCTTGATCAGGGGGCGTGTCAAATTTTTGCGTATAAAAGGACGCTGGGGTGCTGTCGGATTAGGCGCGGCATCCATTCTTTTCATGGTGTACGTGACTGGTGTTGTCGTTATCAATATCTCTCTGGTTGAAGAAGTGATTGGGAGAGGGGCAAGTGTTAAGGAAAAGGCGGACTTTGTGTTCAGCCAGCTATCCCCGGATGCTTATGCTGAAACGCTCATTACAACCGAATATAAAGAAATATCAATTCATTACCCGGCAGGAGATGAAAAGACAGTCGAAGACATCAAGAATCTTTATCCGACAGCGAGGAAAAAAGCGGATATCGTGTTTGGCAGCGAGACTGCCGATGCATTTAAGATCATTATATACAACAGCAAGGAAGCGATGGATGCCAGCTCGAACAATCCGGATTTCGGCGGTTTTTACGAGCCTCACGATAAGTCGCTGCATATCTTGAGCACCACGGTTAAGAATGGATGGGGTTTTGAGAAGACGCTTATCCATGAATATGCTCATTACCGGATGTTTGAGTATATGGAGAAGCATGATGTGAAAACCAGTACGATTCCGCAGTGGTTTATAGAAGGTGTTGCGGAGGTTGTTGCCATGTGGGATATCTCAGGCGAGGATCCCGCAGATAAAGAAGTGGATCTATCTCGCCTTGAGTCAAATTTGGATTTTCATAGGGTAAGAAAAGAAGGAATCGATACATATCTTCAAAGTTATTTCGCAGTCCAGGAACTCGTCTATTCCCATGATGAAACGGTGATAACCGACATGTTAAAAACCGCAGGGGAGCAAGAATTTGAAGAGGCTTTTCAGATGATACACGGGGAGCCGCTTAAAGATTTCCAATCCAATTACCTTGACAGAAGAAGACGGATTTCGGACCTGATGAATCAGTATTACGGCGAGCGGGGTCAGAAAAAATTCAAGCAAGCTGAGGAGGTGCTAAGGGAAATGATTGAACTTGCCCCTCAACATCCGTTTGCTGCCCGCGAACTTCCTTATACCTATATTAAACAGAAAAAATTCAAACAAGCGATTGAACAAATGGAAGAGAACATCCAGTCAGCTGATGGTCCATACTCCCATGAATTCGAGATGCTGGCTGAGCTGTACCTTCTCTTTGATCCGGCAAAATCACTGGAATATGCTCAGCGTGCAAAGGACCTGTCCGGAAATAAAGGGCGAAAGGATTCCCCTCATGAGCAATTGGTGGATGCATTGCAGCAAATAAGTTCCGGTAATGCGATATCGGGCTATGATCTGTTGTTTAATGAGGGTTTGATTTCTTATAAAGAGATCGAACAGGAAGTGTATATACGGCTGCAGCAAGGAAGCGAATGA